The following are encoded together in the Pithys albifrons albifrons isolate INPA30051 chromosome 5, PitAlb_v1, whole genome shotgun sequence genome:
- the LOC139671957 gene encoding T-cell surface glycoprotein CD8 alpha chain-like isoform X3: protein MHSSPALLLLLALGLCCPGIHGQHYELRVSFRNSITQLQGNQRTSRRFEASKDRRFYQLVVKSFTPQDEGHYFCVININEILYFSRGQPAFLPVTTTQPGTTTKNPDLTTLDPVTTTAGPTTQSGITKKDPCSKTTDPERRMQEELESFCHIFIWVPFTGICLLLLQLLAITILLYQRRTHHNSL from the exons ATGCacagctctcctgccctgctcctcctgctcgCTCTGGGACTCT GCTGCCCTGGCATCCATGGCCAGCACTATGAGCTGAGGGTCAGCTTTCGCAACAGCATCACCCAACTGCAG GGGAACCAGAGAACATCCAGACGCTTTGAGGCCAGCAAAGACAGGAGGTTCTATCAGTTGGTAGTGAAGTCTTTCACACCACAGGATGAGGGACATTATTTCTGCGTCATAAACATCAACGAAATTCTGTACTTCAGCCGTGGCCAGCCTGCCTTCTTACCAG TCACCACaacccagcctggcaccacCACAAAGAACCCCGACCTCACCACTCTGGATCCAG TCACCACCACGGCAGGACCCACCACCCAGAGTGGCATCACCAAAAAGGACCCCTGCAGCAAAACCACAGATCCAG AGAGAAGAATGCAAGAAGAGCTGGAGTCCTTCTGTCACATCTTCATCTGGGTCCCCTTCACAGGCatctgtctcctcctcctccagctcctggccatCACCATCCTGCTGTACCAACGCAGGACTCACCACAACTCCCTTTAG
- the LOC139671957 gene encoding T-cell surface glycoprotein CD8 alpha chain-like isoform X2: MHSSPALLLLLALGLCCPGIHGQHYELRVSFRNSITQLQVGQRLELLCQTGSKTGVFWIHQDKSGTPHFIVSTSSKHLNTFQGNQRTSRRFEASKDRRFYQLVVKSFTPQDEGHYFCVININEILYFSRGQPAFLPVTTTQPGTTTKNPDLTTLDPERRMQEELESFCHIFIWVPFTGICLLLLQLLAITILLYQRRTHHNSL, encoded by the exons ATGCacagctctcctgccctgctcctcctgctcgCTCTGGGACTCT GCTGCCCTGGCATCCATGGCCAGCACTATGAGCTGAGGGTCAGCTTTCGCAACAGCATCACCCAACTGCAGGTGGGACAGCGGCTGGAACTGCTGTGTCAGACTGGCAGTAAAACTGGGGTGTTCTGGATTCACCAGGACAAGAGTGGGACCCCTCATTTCATCGTCTCCACTTCTTCAAAACACTTGAACACCTTTCAGGGGAACCAGAGAACATCCAGACGCTTTGAGGCCAGCAAAGACAGGAGGTTCTATCAGTTGGTAGTGAAGTCTTTCACACCACAGGATGAGGGACATTATTTCTGCGTCATAAACATCAACGAAATTCTGTACTTCAGCCGTGGCCAGCCTGCCTTCTTACCAG TCACCACaacccagcctggcaccacCACAAAGAACCCCGACCTCACCACTCTGGATCCAG AGAGAAGAATGCAAGAAGAGCTGGAGTCCTTCTGTCACATCTTCATCTGGGTCCCCTTCACAGGCatctgtctcctcctcctccagctcctggccatCACCATCCTGCTGTACCAACGCAGGACTCACCACAACTCCCTCTAG
- the LOC139671957 gene encoding T-cell surface glycoprotein CD8 alpha chain-like isoform X1: protein MHSSPALLLLLALGLCCPGIHGQQYEPKVRFYNSITQLQVGQRLELQCQSDNDTGVFWVHQDKSGTLHFIVFISSLSRTTFEGNQRSSTRFKAIKTSRVYRLVVRSFTPQDEGNYFCLININRMLYFSHGQPAFLPVTTTAGPTTQSGITKKDPCSKTTDPERRMQEELESFCHIFIWVPFTGICLLLLQLLAITILLYQRRTHHNSL, encoded by the exons ATGCacagctctcctgccctgctccttctGCTCGCTCTGGGACTCT GCTGCCCTGGCATCCATGGCCAGCAGTATGAGCCGAAGGTCAGGTTTTACAACAGCATCACCCAACTGCAGGTGGGACAGCGGCTGGAACTGCAGTGTCAGAGTGACAATGACACTGGAGTATTCTGGGTCCACCAGGACAAGAGTGGGACCCTTCACTTCATTGTCTTCATAAGTTCTCTATCCCGGACCACCTTTGAGGGGAACCAGAGATCATCCACACGCTTCAAGGCAATCAAAACCAGCAGGGTCTATCGGTTGGTAGTGAGGTCTTTCACACCACAGGATGAGGGGAACTATTTCTGCCTCATAAACATCAACCGAATGCTGTACTTCAGCCATGGCCAGCCTGCCTTTTTACCAG TCACCACCACGGCAGGACCCACCACCCAGAGTGGCATCACCAAAAAGGACCCCTGCAGCAAAACCACAGATCCAG AGAGAAGAATGCAAGAAGAGCTGGAGTCCTTCTGTCACATCTTCATCTGGGTCCCCTTCACAGGCatctgtctcctcctcctccagctcctggccatCACCATCCTGCTGTACCAACGCAGGACTCACCACAACTCCCTTTAG